A region of Granulicella aggregans DNA encodes the following proteins:
- a CDS encoding ABC transporter ATP-binding protein encodes MPEAIIRAERVEKYYAQPSENRIQVISPTDLAVVPGEIVALLGPSGSGKSTLLRMLTGLSTPSAGQVYWHDRPIGSADVNVSIVFQSFALFPWLTVFENVEAPLKARGMEPAERRRRAMNILNTVGLEGFQAAYPKELSGGMRQRVGFARALVVEPEVLFMDEPFSALDVLTAENLRSELLELWQKKTIPTQAIFIVTHNIEEAVLLADRIIVLGRNPGHIRTDFKVTLAHPRDRKASAFTQLVDYIYKVLTQPDAKPPALPQTGDGKPVRDQRQMHYQMLPHARPGGIAGLLEILIDHAGKDDIYKLADDLAFEIDDLLPIVDAAQLLGFLKVNEGDAAITPTGTEYANSEILRQKELFRIAAVENVLLLRQIVRAVEAKSDRSVPEEFFHDMLDEQFSEEETLRQLETAINWGRYAELFDYDASRRRFIQPEKLHEDAETEAEAEIDA; translated from the coding sequence ATGCCCGAAGCGATTATCCGCGCCGAACGTGTCGAAAAATATTACGCCCAGCCAAGCGAGAACCGCATCCAGGTCATCTCCCCGACCGATCTTGCGGTGGTCCCGGGCGAGATCGTCGCCCTGCTCGGTCCCTCCGGCTCAGGCAAATCGACCCTCCTGCGCATGCTCACCGGTTTGTCCACCCCGTCCGCCGGGCAGGTGTACTGGCACGACCGCCCCATCGGCAGCGCCGACGTCAATGTCTCCATCGTCTTCCAGAGCTTCGCCCTCTTTCCCTGGCTCACCGTCTTCGAGAACGTCGAAGCTCCTCTCAAGGCCCGCGGCATGGAGCCCGCCGAGCGCCGCCGCCGAGCGATGAACATTCTCAACACCGTGGGTCTTGAGGGCTTCCAGGCTGCCTACCCGAAGGAACTCTCCGGCGGCATGCGACAGCGCGTTGGCTTCGCGCGAGCGCTTGTCGTCGAGCCCGAAGTCCTCTTCATGGACGAACCCTTCTCCGCCCTCGACGTACTCACTGCTGAGAATCTGCGCTCCGAACTCCTGGAACTCTGGCAGAAGAAGACCATCCCCACCCAGGCGATCTTCATCGTCACCCACAACATCGAAGAGGCAGTCCTACTCGCGGACCGCATCATCGTCCTCGGGCGCAATCCGGGCCACATCCGCACCGACTTCAAGGTCACCCTCGCCCACCCTCGCGACCGCAAGGCCAGCGCCTTCACCCAGTTGGTTGACTACATCTACAAGGTACTCACCCAGCCCGACGCCAAGCCGCCCGCCCTGCCCCAAACGGGCGACGGCAAGCCAGTCCGCGACCAACGCCAGATGCACTACCAGATGCTTCCCCACGCCCGCCCCGGGGGCATCGCCGGCCTGCTCGAGATCCTCATCGACCACGCCGGAAAGGACGACATCTACAAGCTCGCCGACGACCTCGCCTTCGAGATAGACGACCTCCTACCGATCGTCGACGCAGCCCAGCTTCTCGGCTTCCTCAAGGTCAACGAGGGTGATGCTGCCATCACCCCCACCGGCACCGAGTACGCTAACTCCGAGATCCTTCGCCAGAAGGAACTCTTCCGCATCGCCGCCGTCGAAAATGTTCTTCTGCTGCGCCAGATCGTCCGCGCCGTCGAGGCTAAGAGCGACCGCAGCGTTCCCGAGGAGTTCTTTCACGACATGCTCGACGAGCAGTTCAGTGAGGAGGAGACCCTCCGCCAACTCGAAACCGCCATCAACTGGGGCCGCTACGCCGAACTCTTCGACTATGACGCCTCCCGCCGCCGGTTCATTCAGCCCGAAAAGCTGCACGAAGATGCCGAGACCGAGGCGGAAGCGGAGATCGACGCCTGA
- a CDS encoding ABC transporter permease, with amino-acid sequence MIQLPNPFQPRETLARAQVLERGTPFFIDLGVAAIGLACFYAILRIAMFWAGRPEPEMVVSLSPRSLPLYAFYSVVRIGLAYLLSLLFAITYGYIAAYNQRAEKVMIAVLDILQSIPVLSFLPPVMLAMIALFPTRQLGVEMGAIVLIFTGSVWNMAFSFYSSLKSLPRELKEATAIYGFSGVQRLFQLELPYAAIGLIWNSIMSVAGAWFFLMACEMFHLGSRDFRLPGLGSYLQTAADKGDGAAIAWGLFTMVAIIVATDQLLWRPLISWSNKFKFEQVESNKRVNSPILHLFTHSDALASIRRHTLDPFTESLYGKLASRRMERLHKLATYDPDARPSRSFADRIRAYGVPALLGIIAAVAVAFAALQAVALLRPLPGREYLHILLGAIITFLRVNLALLLASAWTIPVGVAIGSNPRLARIAQPLAQIAASVPATALFPILLLALVQIGGGMGIGSIALMLLGTQWYILFNVIAGAIAIPNDLKEVATLFHFGTVQRWKTVILPGIFPFLVTGLVTASGGAWNASIIAEYFPIKGKILQTLGLGAIISEATSTGRFPVLLLSTIVMAMMVVTTNRLVWRPMFRLAETRYKLS; translated from the coding sequence ATGATCCAGCTCCCGAACCCATTCCAGCCCCGCGAGACCCTCGCCCGCGCTCAGGTGCTGGAGCGCGGCACGCCCTTTTTCATCGACCTCGGCGTCGCTGCCATCGGCCTTGCTTGCTTTTATGCCATCCTCCGCATTGCCATGTTCTGGGCCGGTCGCCCTGAACCCGAGATGGTCGTCTCGCTTAGCCCGCGCTCACTCCCGCTCTACGCCTTCTACTCCGTCGTCCGTATCGGCCTCGCCTATCTGCTCAGCCTGCTCTTCGCCATCACCTACGGCTACATCGCCGCCTACAACCAGCGCGCGGAAAAGGTTATGATCGCGGTCCTCGACATCCTCCAGTCGATCCCCGTTCTCAGCTTTCTCCCGCCGGTCATGCTCGCCATGATCGCCCTCTTCCCTACCCGCCAGCTTGGTGTCGAGATGGGCGCAATCGTCCTCATCTTCACCGGCTCGGTCTGGAACATGGCCTTCAGCTTTTACTCCTCGCTGAAGAGCTTGCCCCGCGAGCTAAAAGAAGCGACGGCAATCTACGGCTTCTCCGGCGTCCAGCGCCTCTTCCAGCTCGAGCTCCCCTACGCCGCCATCGGCCTCATCTGGAACTCCATCATGTCCGTCGCGGGGGCCTGGTTCTTTCTCATGGCCTGCGAGATGTTCCATCTCGGTTCGCGCGACTTCAGGCTTCCCGGTCTCGGCTCCTATCTCCAGACCGCTGCCGACAAGGGCGACGGTGCCGCTATCGCCTGGGGCCTCTTCACCATGGTCGCCATCATCGTCGCCACCGATCAGCTTCTCTGGCGTCCTTTGATCTCGTGGTCCAACAAGTTCAAGTTCGAGCAGGTGGAGAGCAACAAGCGGGTCAACTCCCCGATCCTGCATCTCTTCACCCACTCGGACGCGCTCGCTTCCATCCGCCGCCACACCCTCGACCCATTCACCGAAAGCCTCTACGGCAAGCTCGCGTCGCGCCGGATGGAGCGCCTCCACAAGCTCGCCACCTACGATCCCGATGCCAGGCCCAGCCGCTCCTTTGCCGACCGCATCCGCGCCTACGGCGTTCCTGCGCTCCTCGGCATTATCGCTGCCGTCGCAGTAGCCTTCGCGGCACTGCAGGCTGTCGCTCTTCTCCGTCCCCTTCCCGGTCGGGAGTACCTCCACATCCTGCTCGGCGCAATCATCACGTTCCTTCGCGTGAATCTCGCTCTGCTGCTCGCCTCTGCCTGGACCATCCCCGTCGGCGTAGCCATCGGCTCGAACCCGCGCCTCGCCCGCATCGCGCAGCCATTGGCGCAGATCGCAGCATCAGTCCCCGCCACGGCGCTCTTCCCTATTCTTCTTCTCGCTCTCGTCCAGATCGGTGGAGGCATGGGCATCGGCTCTATCGCGCTCATGCTCCTCGGCACTCAGTGGTACATCCTCTTCAACGTCATTGCCGGAGCTATCGCCATCCCCAACGATCTGAAGGAGGTCGCCACCCTCTTCCACTTCGGCACCGTTCAGCGCTGGAAGACCGTCATCCTGCCCGGAATCTTCCCCTTCCTGGTGACCGGCCTCGTCACCGCGTCGGGTGGAGCGTGGAACGCCAGCATCATCGCCGAGTACTTCCCCATCAAGGGCAAGATCCTTCAGACCCTTGGCCTGGGCGCGATCATCAGCGAAGCGACCAGCACCGGTCGCTTCCCTGTTCTTCTGCTCTCTACCATCGTCATGGCGATGATGGTCGTGACGACCAACCGCCTTGTTTGGCGGCCGATGTTTCGTCTGGCGGAAACCCGCTACAAGCTCAGCTAG
- the bshC gene encoding bacillithiol biosynthesis cysteine-adding enzyme BshC, translated as MSTECYPISVLPHVTRLYRDYVAMQENPVVASWYGTNPTNDSWMRANSVVPAKSDELADALRKQSIEFRAAPQALANVEKLRNGARAVVTGQQVGLFGGPLLTLLKAATAIARAAEASRLTGVDHVPVFWLATEDHDLAEVDQLSLLTKTSVELIKANLKTAVPVPVGSVIPGQGITEALDQASELLAWAPITEKLREFYRPESTLGGAFARLLTYLFSAHGLIVMDAAGRDFHALGSPVLREAIERAEELETALLARSTELERDGYHAQVLVKPGASLLFLVDELTGERLALRRLGSDVWKAGGRSYSKYELLAILDAAPERISPNALLRPVFQDVILPTAAYIGGPAEIAYFAQSAVLYEKLLGRITPVLPRLSATLIEPAIGEVMARHEVSLPDAMTTAEALAQRLGARAMPIAGKRKIAAVGNALEVELKALTEYLSEMDESLGRSATVSASKMRYQMNRLRRMAATFELQKEASLRKHADAMTLNLYPDGHLQERLLGGVWFLARSGDELIERLIQEAKNLCPGHVVVRL; from the coding sequence ATGAGCACAGAGTGTTATCCCATCAGCGTTCTCCCACACGTTACGCGGCTCTACCGCGACTACGTTGCCATGCAAGAGAACCCTGTCGTTGCCTCCTGGTACGGGACTAACCCAACCAACGACAGCTGGATGCGAGCGAACTCTGTGGTTCCCGCGAAGAGCGATGAACTGGCCGATGCGTTACGCAAGCAGAGCATCGAATTCCGGGCAGCTCCGCAGGCGCTGGCAAATGTAGAGAAGCTTCGCAACGGAGCGAGGGCGGTGGTCACGGGCCAGCAGGTTGGACTCTTCGGCGGCCCGTTGCTGACCCTGCTGAAGGCCGCTACGGCGATTGCCCGGGCAGCTGAGGCTTCACGGTTGACGGGCGTCGATCATGTGCCCGTCTTCTGGCTGGCGACTGAAGACCACGACCTCGCCGAGGTAGACCAGCTTTCGCTGCTGACAAAGACTTCGGTCGAGTTGATCAAGGCAAATCTGAAGACGGCTGTACCCGTTCCGGTGGGCAGCGTCATCCCGGGACAGGGGATTACGGAAGCTTTGGATCAGGCAAGTGAGTTGCTGGCATGGGCGCCCATCACCGAAAAGCTCAGGGAGTTCTATAGGCCGGAGAGTACGCTGGGCGGAGCCTTCGCGAGACTACTGACTTATCTCTTTTCGGCCCATGGCCTGATCGTGATGGACGCGGCTGGTCGAGACTTCCATGCGCTTGGGTCGCCCGTACTCCGGGAGGCTATTGAACGCGCTGAGGAGTTGGAAACGGCGCTGTTGGCTCGCTCGACAGAGCTGGAGCGCGACGGCTACCACGCCCAGGTGCTGGTGAAGCCGGGAGCTTCGTTGTTGTTTCTAGTGGATGAGCTTACCGGGGAGCGGCTTGCGTTGAGGCGGCTGGGCAGCGATGTCTGGAAGGCTGGTGGCCGCAGCTACTCCAAGTATGAGTTGCTGGCGATCCTGGATGCGGCCCCAGAACGAATCAGCCCGAACGCTCTGCTTCGGCCAGTGTTTCAGGATGTGATTCTGCCGACCGCGGCTTACATCGGCGGGCCCGCCGAGATCGCGTACTTCGCCCAGAGCGCCGTCCTTTACGAGAAGCTCCTCGGGCGGATCACCCCTGTACTGCCAAGACTTAGCGCCACTTTGATCGAGCCGGCAATCGGCGAAGTCATGGCGCGGCATGAGGTCTCGCTGCCCGATGCGATGACGACCGCTGAGGCTCTCGCACAGCGTCTTGGAGCACGTGCCATGCCGATTGCCGGGAAGCGCAAGATCGCGGCTGTAGGAAATGCCCTGGAAGTGGAGCTTAAGGCGTTGACGGAGTATCTATCGGAGATGGACGAAAGCCTGGGACGCTCAGCAACTGTATCGGCCTCGAAGATGCGGTACCAGATGAACCGGCTGCGGCGAATGGCTGCGACTTTTGAGTTGCAGAAAGAGGCGAGTCTTCGCAAACATGCCGATGCGATGACTCTGAACCTTTATCCTGACGGGCATCTACAGGAACGCCTGCTCGGCGGGGTCTGGTTTTTAGCTCGCTCTGGAGATGAACTGATTGAGCGGCTTATTCAAGAGGCGAAGAACCTCTGCCCTGGGCACGTTGTGGTTCGGCTTTAG
- a CDS encoding NUDIX hydrolase, with amino-acid sequence MAAKVKTALQATPSKKPSSKSALAKSRLISSKLAYKGRVINVYRDTVEEPNGLIFKRDVIRHNGSVVVLAIDESIDPKDPIIILERQYRHAVGEFLLELPAGRIEPNEPPLTAAKREMIEETGYRAKSWKLLTRYFASPGFLGESMHIYLARGIRAGEAQPEPDEQIEILQIPLSEAMKLIASGKIHDGKTLIGLLLLQGQLRASS; translated from the coding sequence ATGGCTGCCAAGGTAAAGACCGCGCTCCAAGCGACCCCGTCGAAGAAACCCTCCTCAAAATCGGCTCTCGCGAAGTCCCGCCTGATCTCTTCGAAGCTCGCGTACAAGGGCCGCGTCATCAATGTCTACAGGGACACCGTAGAGGAACCGAACGGCCTGATCTTCAAACGTGATGTGATCCGCCACAACGGCTCCGTAGTTGTGCTGGCGATCGACGAGTCCATTGACCCCAAAGACCCCATCATCATCCTTGAGCGTCAGTATCGCCACGCCGTCGGCGAGTTCCTGCTGGAGTTGCCCGCGGGCCGTATCGAACCAAACGAGCCACCGCTTACTGCCGCAAAGCGGGAGATGATCGAAGAGACCGGATACCGCGCCAAGAGTTGGAAGCTGCTGACAAGGTACTTTGCAAGCCCGGGGTTTCTAGGCGAGTCGATGCACATCTATCTCGCGCGCGGCATTCGTGCGGGCGAGGCCCAGCCCGAACCCGACGAGCAGATCGAAATCCTGCAGATTCCCCTGTCAGAAGCCATGAAGCTCATCGCTTCGGGGAAGATTCACGATGGCAAGACCCTGATCGGCTTGCTGCTCTTGCAGGGTCAGCTTCGTGCGTCCAGCTAG
- a CDS encoding cold shock domain-containing protein, translating to MAQYKGTVKWFNNAKGYGFLGRDDGADVFVHYSSIQLEGYKSLKEGDLVEFDIIQGSKGPQADQVARIKEA from the coding sequence TTGGCACAGTACAAAGGAACGGTAAAGTGGTTCAACAACGCAAAAGGTTACGGATTCCTCGGTCGTGACGATGGCGCGGATGTCTTCGTTCACTACAGCTCAATTCAGCTCGAGGGCTACAAGAGTCTGAAGGAGGGCGATTTAGTGGAATTCGACATCATCCAGGGTTCCAAGGGGCCCCAAGCGGATCAGGTAGCGCGAATCAAAGAGGCCTAA
- the polX gene encoding DNA polymerase/3'-5' exonuclease PolX, giving the protein MDNITIARLLDETAALLEIDSADPFRIRSYRRAAEAVEQQTVQLATLATPEADPKALLAIAGIGKGMAANIRDLVATGSMPLREELLAKYKPTMLELLRLPGMGPKTVALIWSALAVGDIDALEEAAKAGHLNTLPRMGEKFTTKLLKGIEDYRKNSSRFRIDEAEEFAARISDLIRAFPGIDQITPAGSLRRGRETVGDLDLLVTGPACEPGVVSAAVDHVASLPLIDKLLAKGQNKVSFTLRNNLQVDVRLLPRASYGAALQYFTGSKMHNVALRQRAIKRGLTLSEYALLRLEDNVIVAAASEEEIYRALDLDYIAPELRENSGELEAAANHTLPQLITLSDIRGDLHMHTNATDGRDTIKQMAEAAIARGLSYIAITDHSKNLAMTNGLDDARALEHVKRIREVDAEMEGRIRVLPGIEVDILADGTLDLDDSTLAQMDIVVASIHSRFDQPIEETTARVLRALENPHTRILGHPTGRKVLKRDAYALNIDTVLKRAAELGVAVEHNAAPARSDLNDLHLRLAKQHGCKIVVDTDAHATEELDQMRFGITQLRRAWLSPGDVLNTLPFDAFTAALRQKP; this is encoded by the coding sequence ATGGATAACATAACCATTGCCAGGCTTCTCGATGAGACGGCCGCGCTTCTCGAGATCGACTCGGCAGACCCATTCCGCATTCGCTCTTATCGCCGGGCTGCCGAAGCGGTAGAGCAGCAGACGGTCCAACTGGCAACGTTGGCAACGCCCGAAGCAGACCCTAAAGCGTTACTTGCGATCGCTGGCATCGGCAAGGGCATGGCTGCAAATATCCGCGACCTCGTCGCGACGGGTTCCATGCCGCTGCGCGAGGAGCTGCTGGCGAAGTACAAGCCAACCATGCTGGAGCTGCTACGCCTTCCCGGAATGGGACCGAAGACAGTGGCGCTCATCTGGTCGGCGCTCGCGGTGGGCGATATCGATGCCCTCGAAGAGGCAGCTAAGGCTGGTCATCTGAACACGCTTCCCCGCATGGGCGAGAAGTTCACCACGAAGCTCCTCAAAGGAATAGAAGACTACCGCAAGAACTCGAGCCGGTTCCGCATCGACGAGGCGGAAGAGTTCGCTGCCCGGATCTCCGACCTGATTCGCGCATTTCCCGGCATAGACCAGATCACTCCGGCAGGCTCTCTGCGCCGCGGCAGAGAGACGGTAGGCGATCTCGATCTCCTCGTCACCGGCCCGGCCTGCGAGCCCGGCGTGGTCAGCGCCGCCGTCGATCACGTCGCCAGCCTGCCGCTCATCGACAAGCTTCTCGCAAAAGGCCAGAACAAGGTCTCCTTCACACTTCGCAATAATTTACAGGTGGACGTCCGACTGCTCCCGCGCGCCAGCTATGGAGCGGCCCTCCAGTACTTCACCGGCTCGAAGATGCACAACGTCGCTCTGCGTCAGCGCGCCATCAAGCGCGGCCTCACGCTGAGCGAATACGCCCTACTACGGCTTGAAGACAACGTGATCGTCGCTGCAGCCAGTGAAGAGGAGATCTACCGCGCGCTCGACCTCGATTACATCGCACCAGAGCTCCGCGAGAACTCCGGCGAACTCGAAGCAGCGGCCAATCACACACTCCCGCAGCTAATCACGCTCTCTGACATCCGCGGCGATCTGCACATGCACACCAACGCGACGGACGGTCGCGACACCATCAAGCAGATGGCGGAAGCCGCGATCGCGCGAGGTCTAAGCTACATCGCCATCACCGACCACTCGAAGAATCTTGCGATGACCAATGGTCTTGACGACGCTCGAGCGCTTGAGCACGTCAAGCGCATCCGCGAAGTGGACGCCGAGATGGAAGGCCGCATCCGCGTGCTCCCCGGCATCGAGGTCGATATCCTCGCCGACGGCACCCTCGACCTCGACGACTCTACGCTCGCCCAGATGGATATTGTCGTCGCCAGCATCCACAGCCGCTTCGATCAGCCGATCGAAGAGACTACGGCGCGAGTTCTTCGAGCGCTCGAGAATCCGCATACGCGCATCCTTGGACATCCGACCGGCCGCAAGGTCCTCAAGCGCGATGCCTATGCTCTCAACATCGACACGGTACTCAAGCGGGCCGCCGAGCTTGGAGTCGCTGTCGAGCACAATGCCGCACCCGCCCGCTCCGATCTCAACGATCTCCATCTCCGCCTTGCAAAACAGCACGGCTGCAAGATCGTCGTCGACACCGACGCGCACGCCACCGAAGAGCTCGACCAGATGCGCTTCGGTATCACGCAGCTTCGGAGAGCATGGCTGTCGCCTGGTGACGTGCTCAACACGCTCCCGTTTGACGCGTTTACGGCAGCTCTGCGACAGAAGCCCTGA
- a CDS encoding DMT family transporter produces MKQSHILGLALLCVLSGSGWILLQIYPREIEFPAAGCIHFAVIGLVAMGYCLARRTSLPKVPVAGAIALTGMGIFAAPALALGVSAGAVSEFTSVLLFCSIPLLTVLLLSAFDWTGVRGVAPRSLLTSVFGMGGAFLVFRGQLPGSVRGWLFFSVIAACCLLVAVSGIVMHKLIRSVAIATAVALTAFGCAAPLGVYGLVTGWPSLTLHSVTFESVRCLLFDLPVMWLTVWLIREVDPGRLSARFLLVPLITAAEGYAAMGGGIEFEAGVGMILLTVSGVMLIRNEASAGDDDASSLHLR; encoded by the coding sequence ATGAAGCAATCGCACATCCTTGGGCTGGCCTTGCTCTGCGTGCTCTCCGGGAGCGGATGGATCCTGCTGCAGATCTATCCGCGCGAGATCGAATTTCCGGCTGCGGGGTGTATCCACTTCGCGGTGATCGGGCTGGTCGCGATGGGCTACTGTCTTGCGCGGCGCACGAGTCTGCCGAAGGTCCCCGTGGCCGGTGCGATCGCGCTGACTGGGATGGGCATCTTCGCGGCTCCCGCGTTGGCGCTGGGTGTCTCCGCGGGCGCGGTGTCGGAGTTTACCAGCGTGCTGCTATTCTGCTCGATACCTTTGCTGACGGTGCTCCTGCTGAGCGCCTTCGACTGGACGGGCGTGCGCGGGGTCGCGCCGCGCTCTCTGCTAACGAGCGTCTTCGGCATGGGCGGCGCATTTCTCGTATTTCGAGGTCAGCTCCCCGGCTCTGTGCGGGGATGGCTCTTCTTCAGCGTCATAGCCGCATGTTGCCTGCTTGTGGCCGTCAGTGGCATTGTGATGCACAAGCTGATCCGGAGCGTTGCAATCGCGACGGCCGTGGCACTCACGGCGTTTGGCTGCGCGGCTCCTCTAGGCGTCTACGGTTTAGTTACGGGCTGGCCTTCGCTGACACTGCACTCCGTAACATTCGAGAGCGTCCGTTGTCTGCTCTTCGATCTTCCGGTGATGTGGTTGACCGTCTGGCTCATCCGCGAGGTCGATCCGGGCAGACTCTCCGCCCGGTTCCTTCTGGTGCCGCTCATCACCGCCGCCGAGGGTTACGCCGCGATGGGCGGAGGGATTGAGTTCGAGGCAGGCGTCGGCATGATCCTTTTGACGGTGAGCGGAGTCATGCTGATCCGGAACGAAGCTTCAGCGGGCGACGACGATGCCTCCAGCCTGCATCTACGCTGA
- the pnp gene encoding polyribonucleotide nucleotidyltransferase → MKQDVVVELAGGKQIKFETGRMAKQASGAALTSSGDNVILATAVASPDPKEGIDFFPLTVEYREFTYAGGRIPGGFIKREGRPSEKEILTSRQIDRPIRPLFPEAFRNETQVVAFVYSADKDNDPDVLGINGASCALALSDIPFHGPVGAVRVGLIDGNFLVNPTYTERKTSILNIMVVGTKDGIVMVESGAKECSEEEVVGAIEFAHEEIKKICAAIEDLVSRAGKTKRTVTPVEIDHEYLNGLYAKVGDRLKDALDTQKHPKFESYALVAEIKSELKKELPADDAAAPKKLSKYYELLREDIFRKQVLNDRIRPDHRAFDQIRHIDIEVGVLPRVHGSALFTRGETQALVSATLGTTDDAQRIETYEGEQKRRFMLHYNFPPFSVGEVGRMSGVGRREIGHGALAYRAIEAVLPDESESPYTLRVVSDILESNGSSSMATVCGASLALMQAGIGIKGAVAGVAMGLVKEGDNYAVLSDIAGAEDHYGDMDFKVAGTRKGITALQMDIKIMGITPQIMREALAQANKGRMFLLDTMDAVISTAKEEKSAFAPRIHTIQIPTDKIRDLIGPGGKVIRGIVDATGVKIDVDDSGRVNVASSDADGLARAIQMISDITAVPEIGKTYLGKVVRIAEFGAFVEIFPGTDGLLHVSEIAEHRVKDVKDELREGDQILVKVLSIEGNRIKLSRKAVLREQRAKLGLPEGNQIGLDAPAPGATVGEAADFDEDEEDGEEFEGDGEGEEGSDEPNFNRADGVPVPAGTAPGRPQGDGQRRPGGGGRRRRGGRRPGQGGGGGNSGGGAPQGGGNR, encoded by the coding sequence ATGAAACAGGACGTCGTAGTAGAGCTTGCCGGCGGCAAGCAGATCAAGTTTGAAACCGGACGGATGGCCAAGCAGGCCTCCGGCGCAGCCCTCACATCGAGCGGCGACAACGTAATTCTTGCAACGGCTGTGGCTTCGCCCGACCCCAAGGAAGGCATCGACTTCTTCCCGCTGACCGTTGAGTATCGCGAGTTCACGTATGCCGGCGGACGCATCCCTGGTGGCTTCATCAAGCGCGAAGGACGCCCGAGCGAGAAGGAGATCCTGACCAGCCGTCAGATCGACCGTCCGATCCGCCCTCTCTTCCCGGAGGCTTTCCGCAACGAGACCCAGGTTGTAGCTTTCGTCTACTCGGCCGACAAGGATAACGATCCAGACGTTCTCGGCATCAACGGCGCAAGCTGCGCGCTTGCTCTATCGGACATTCCTTTCCATGGTCCCGTCGGCGCTGTGCGCGTCGGCCTGATCGATGGCAACTTCCTCGTTAATCCTACCTACACGGAGCGCAAGACCAGCATCCTGAACATCATGGTTGTCGGCACCAAGGACGGCATCGTGATGGTGGAATCGGGCGCTAAGGAATGTTCTGAAGAAGAGGTCGTGGGCGCGATCGAGTTCGCTCACGAAGAGATCAAGAAGATCTGCGCGGCGATTGAAGACCTGGTGAGCCGCGCTGGCAAGACGAAGCGCACCGTAACCCCGGTCGAGATCGATCACGAGTATCTGAACGGACTTTATGCGAAGGTTGGCGACCGTCTGAAGGACGCGCTCGACACGCAGAAGCACCCCAAGTTCGAGAGCTACGCTCTGGTTGCAGAGATCAAGAGCGAACTGAAGAAGGAACTGCCAGCGGACGATGCCGCTGCCCCGAAGAAGCTGAGCAAGTACTACGAACTCCTCCGCGAAGACATCTTCCGCAAGCAGGTTCTGAACGACCGCATCCGCCCGGACCACCGCGCCTTCGACCAGATCCGCCACATCGACATCGAGGTTGGCGTTCTTCCTCGTGTTCACGGATCGGCTCTGTTCACGCGTGGTGAGACCCAGGCGCTGGTCTCTGCGACACTCGGCACCACCGATGACGCACAGCGTATCGAGACTTACGAGGGCGAGCAGAAGCGTCGCTTCATGCTGCACTACAACTTCCCGCCTTTCTCAGTCGGCGAAGTGGGCCGCATGAGCGGAGTGGGTCGTCGTGAGATCGGCCACGGAGCGCTCGCATACCGCGCGATTGAGGCTGTGCTTCCGGATGAGAGTGAGTCGCCGTACACGCTTCGCGTCGTCTCGGACATCCTCGAGTCGAACGGATCGTCCTCGATGGCAACTGTCTGCGGAGCGTCGCTGGCGCTGATGCAGGCAGGTATCGGCATCAAGGGAGCGGTCGCTGGCGTCGCCATGGGACTCGTCAAGGAAGGCGATAACTACGCCGTCCTCTCAGACATTGCAGGCGCTGAAGACCACTACGGGGACATGGACTTCAAGGTGGCTGGAACGCGCAAGGGCATTACAGCGCTGCAGATGGACATCAAGATCATGGGCATCACGCCGCAGATCATGCGTGAAGCACTCGCCCAGGCGAACAAGGGACGGATGTTCCTGCTCGACACGATGGACGCCGTGATCTCGACCGCGAAGGAAGAGAAGTCTGCTTTCGCCCCGCGCATCCACACCATACAGATTCCTACCGATAAGATCCGCGATCTCATCGGACCCGGCGGCAAGGTCATCCGTGGCATCGTCGATGCGACAGGCGTGAAGATCGATGTCGACGACTCGGGCCGCGTCAACGTTGCCTCAAGCGACGCTGACGGTCTGGCGCGCGCTATCCAGATGATCTCCGACATCACCGCTGTTCCTGAGATCGGCAAGACTTACCTGGGCAAGGTTGTACGTATCGCCGAGTTTGGCGCATTCGTCGAGATCTTCCCCGGCACCGATGGTCTGCTGCACGTCTCCGAGATCGCAGAACACCGCGTCAAGGACGTGAAGGACGAGCTTCGCGAAGGTGACCAGATTCTGGTCAAGGTCCTCTCGATCGAAGGCAACCGCATCAAGCTCTCCCGCAAGGCTGTGCTACGTGAGCAGCGCGCCAAGCTCGGCCTGCCTGAGGGCAACCAGATTGGACTTGATGCTCCTGCACCTGGGGCCACGGTCGGTGAGGCTGCGGACTTCGACGAGGACGAGGAAGATGGCGAGGAGTTTGAAGGCGACGGTGAGGGCGAAGAGGGCTCCGACGAGCCCAACTTCAACCGCGCCGATGGCGTTCCGGTACCCGCAGGCACCGCGCCAGGCCGTCCGCAGGGAGACGGTCAGCGTCGTCCCGGAGGTGGTGGACGTCGCCGCCGTGGCGGACGTCGTCCGGGTCAGGGCGGCGGTGGTGGAAACTCCGGCGGAGGCGCACCTCAGGGTGGCGGCAATCGCTAA